The proteins below are encoded in one region of Aquisphaera giovannonii:
- a CDS encoding STM4011 family radical SAM protein has translation MSLSILYRGPLSSCNYACGYCPFAKRRESYADLAADREALSRFVGWVEARSGDRLSVFFTPWGEALTRRWYREVLVRLTNLPNVERAAIQTNLSCRLDWAARCDPAKLAIWATYHPGEVAREAFLGRCRELASLGIRHGVGVVGLKEHMDEIEALRRELPEDVYLWVNAYKREPDYYDEAALRFLEAIDPLFPVNNRRHPSLGRSCRTGHSVIAVDGSGTIRRCHFVPEVIGNLYEPGFESALVERPCPAPTCSCHIGYVHLDHLGLAEVFGGGILERIPEQPIWRR, from the coding sequence CTGAGCTTATCAATCCTCTACCGCGGCCCGCTCTCGAGCTGCAATTACGCCTGCGGCTACTGCCCCTTCGCCAAGCGGAGGGAGAGTTACGCCGACCTGGCGGCCGACCGTGAGGCCCTCTCGCGGTTCGTCGGCTGGGTGGAGGCGAGGTCGGGCGATCGGCTCTCGGTCTTCTTCACCCCCTGGGGCGAGGCCCTCACCCGGCGTTGGTATCGGGAGGTCCTGGTCCGCCTGACGAACCTCCCGAACGTCGAGCGCGCGGCCATCCAGACGAACCTGTCGTGCCGCCTCGACTGGGCGGCTCGCTGCGATCCCGCGAAGCTCGCCATCTGGGCGACGTACCACCCCGGCGAGGTGGCCCGCGAGGCCTTCCTGGGCCGCTGCCGGGAGCTCGCCAGCCTCGGGATCCGACATGGCGTCGGGGTCGTCGGCCTGAAGGAGCACATGGACGAGATTGAGGCTCTACGCCGCGAGCTCCCGGAGGACGTTTACCTGTGGGTGAACGCCTACAAGCGCGAGCCGGACTATTACGATGAGGCCGCCCTCCGCTTCCTGGAGGCGATCGACCCGCTCTTCCCCGTGAACAACCGGCGGCATCCGAGCCTGGGCCGGTCGTGCCGCACCGGCCACTCGGTGATCGCCGTGGACGGCTCGGGGACGATCCGCCGCTGCCACTTCGTCCCGGAGGTGATCGGCAACCTCTACGAGCCCGGCTTCGAATCGGCCCTCGTCGAGCGCCCGTGCCCGGCCCCGACGTGCTCCTGCCACATCGGCTACGTCCACCTCGACCACCTGGGCCTCGCCGAGGTCTTCGGCGGGGGCATCCTGGAGCGGATCCCGGAGCAGCCCATCTGGAGGCGGTAG
- a CDS encoding STM4012 family radical SAM protein yields MSDLRTRLEGSPYQGYSYSYPHKTAYRPLAEPVPLAELWARERKDALYLYLHVPFCGMRCGFCNLFTKARPEGSLVDRYLDALGRQARVVREAIGEASFARMAVGGGTPTFLEAEALDCVLGLAERVMGAGPGRIPISVEASPGTLTAEKLRVLADRGTTRLSLGVESFDEAEARAVNRPQATAEVERALDLIREARIPTLNLDLIYGLPGQSVASWLASLHAALRHRPEELYLYPLYVRPQTTLGRAGRDWDDLRLACYREGRSLLLGEGYAQVSMRMFRSAQAPPEAGPPYRCQEDGMIGLGCGARSYAAGLHYADAYAVRQRGVGAILEGYASRPGAAFGLADHGHRLSEDDRRRRFVIQSLLSGEGLSFSDYSRQFGSELGDDLPEIAELEEAGLATRGPDALRLNERGIERSDVIGPWLYSRKVRTLMEDYEWH; encoded by the coding sequence ATGAGCGACCTGCGAACGCGGCTCGAGGGGTCGCCCTACCAGGGATACTCCTACAGCTATCCCCACAAGACGGCCTACCGCCCGCTCGCGGAGCCGGTCCCGCTCGCCGAGCTCTGGGCCCGCGAGCGGAAGGACGCGCTCTACCTTTATCTCCACGTGCCGTTCTGCGGCATGCGGTGCGGCTTCTGCAACCTCTTCACGAAGGCGAGGCCCGAGGGCTCGCTCGTCGATCGCTATCTCGACGCCCTGGGGCGGCAGGCCCGGGTCGTCCGCGAGGCGATCGGCGAGGCCTCGTTCGCGAGGATGGCGGTCGGGGGCGGTACGCCGACCTTCCTGGAGGCCGAGGCGCTCGATTGCGTCCTCGGCCTGGCGGAGCGAGTGATGGGCGCGGGGCCGGGCCGGATCCCGATCTCCGTCGAGGCCTCGCCGGGGACCCTCACGGCGGAGAAGCTCCGCGTGCTGGCCGATCGGGGCACCACCCGCCTGAGCCTCGGCGTCGAGAGCTTCGACGAGGCGGAGGCCCGCGCCGTCAATCGGCCCCAGGCGACGGCCGAGGTGGAGCGGGCCCTCGACCTCATCCGCGAGGCCCGCATCCCGACCCTGAACCTCGACCTGATCTACGGACTGCCGGGGCAGTCGGTGGCCTCGTGGCTGGCCTCGCTGCACGCCGCACTCCGCCACCGGCCGGAGGAGCTCTATCTCTACCCGCTCTACGTCCGGCCGCAGACGACGCTCGGCCGCGCCGGGCGTGATTGGGACGACCTCCGCCTGGCCTGCTACCGCGAAGGGCGTTCGCTCCTCCTCGGGGAGGGCTACGCCCAGGTGTCGATGCGGATGTTCCGATCCGCGCAGGCTCCACCCGAGGCGGGCCCGCCCTACCGGTGCCAGGAGGACGGGATGATCGGCCTCGGCTGCGGCGCGAGGTCCTACGCGGCGGGCCTCCACTACGCGGACGCCTACGCCGTCCGCCAGCGGGGCGTCGGCGCGATCCTCGAGGGCTACGCCTCCCGGCCGGGTGCGGCGTTCGGCCTCGCGGACCACGGGCATCGCCTCTCCGAGGATGATCGACGCCGGCGGTTCGTCATCCAGTCGCTGCTGAGCGGCGAGGGGCTCTCATTCTCGGACTACTCCCGCCAATTCGGCTCGGAGCTCGGGGACGACCTCCCGGAGATCGCGGAACTCGAGGAGGCCGGCCTGGCGACGAGGGGCCCGGATGCGCTGCGCCTCAACGAGCGAGGCATCGAGCGGTCGGACGTGATCGGCCCGTGGCTCTACTCGCGGAAGGTCCGCACGCTGATGGAGGATTACGAATGGCACTGA
- a CDS encoding STM4013/SEN3800 family hydrolase, protein MDARALVGSRDILLVTLDTLRYDVARDALAAGRTPNLGRLLPGGRWEERHAPGSFTYSSHQAIFAGFLPTPARPGKHARPFALAFPGSETIAPATCVLDASDLVTGLAGLGYHTICIGGVGFFNKLSPLGRVLPGLFAESHWSPALGVTDPRSTDNQVALAIEVLSRVPGDRRVFLFLNVSAIHQPNRVYLPGAAEDTIESHAAALAYVDGALGRLFEALRRRGPWLVILCSDHGTAYGEDGFEGHRLAHPVVWTVPYAEFVLEGAAS, encoded by the coding sequence ATCGACGCCCGGGCGCTCGTCGGGAGCCGCGACATCCTCCTCGTGACGCTGGACACCCTGCGATACGACGTCGCCCGGGATGCGCTGGCGGCCGGCCGGACGCCGAACCTGGGGAGGCTCCTGCCCGGCGGGCGTTGGGAGGAGCGTCATGCGCCGGGGAGCTTCACGTATTCGTCCCACCAGGCGATCTTCGCGGGCTTCCTGCCGACGCCGGCCCGCCCCGGGAAGCACGCCCGGCCGTTCGCACTGGCCTTCCCCGGCAGCGAGACGATCGCCCCGGCGACGTGCGTCCTGGACGCGTCCGACCTCGTCACCGGGCTCGCGGGCCTTGGCTATCACACGATTTGCATCGGCGGCGTCGGCTTCTTCAACAAGCTGAGCCCGCTCGGCCGGGTCCTCCCGGGCCTCTTCGCCGAGAGCCACTGGAGCCCCGCGCTCGGCGTCACCGACCCGCGATCGACGGACAACCAGGTGGCGCTCGCGATCGAGGTCCTGTCGCGAGTCCCGGGGGACCGCCGCGTCTTCCTCTTCCTGAACGTCTCCGCGATCCACCAACCGAACCGCGTCTACCTGCCCGGGGCGGCCGAGGATACGATCGAGTCCCACGCCGCGGCGCTCGCCTACGTGGACGGGGCGCTCGGCCGCCTGTTCGAGGCCCTCCGGCGGCGAGGCCCGTGGCTGGTCATCCTCTGCTCGGACCACGGCACGGCCTACGGCGAGGACGGCTTCGAGGGCCACCGCCTGGCGCACCCGGTCGTCTGGACCGTGCCGTACGCCGAGTTCGTCCTGGAGGGGGCCGCGTCATGA
- a CDS encoding HAD family hydrolase, which produces MIRAILFDLDGTLVDRDGALRRYGLDLAARHPEIFPPETLDRDLRVLLAAPDRDRRRFAHRVARAFPALGPPAALAGDVAARLPSFLEPEAEVIRLIDRLRNRYRVGIVTNGSGPSQRAKLAAAGLSGLIDGVFISGVERAAKPHAAIFRRALAWAGAEPAEALFVGDDPATDVAGASRIGMRTCWVRRGRDYPDGLPRPDATIETLLELPEVLP; this is translated from the coding sequence ATGATCCGAGCGATCCTCTTCGACCTGGACGGGACGCTCGTGGACCGCGACGGTGCCCTCCGCCGATACGGGCTGGACCTGGCCGCCCGGCATCCGGAAATCTTCCCGCCGGAGACTCTCGACCGGGACCTCCGCGTCCTGCTCGCCGCCCCCGATCGGGACCGCCGGCGGTTCGCCCACCGCGTCGCGCGGGCCTTCCCCGCGCTGGGCCCGCCGGCGGCCCTCGCGGGCGACGTCGCGGCCCGCCTGCCGTCGTTCCTCGAGCCCGAGGCGGAGGTCATCCGGCTGATCGACCGCCTCCGGAACCGATACCGGGTCGGCATCGTGACCAACGGCTCGGGGCCGTCCCAGCGCGCGAAGCTGGCCGCCGCCGGTCTCTCCGGCCTCATCGACGGCGTCTTCATCTCGGGCGTCGAGCGGGCCGCCAAGCCCCACGCCGCGATCTTCCGCAGGGCCCTGGCCTGGGCAGGCGCGGAGCCCGCGGAGGCGCTCTTCGTCGGCGATGACCCCGCGACCGACGTGGCAGGGGCATCGCGCATCGGGATGAGGACGTGCTGGGTCCGCCGCGGCAGGGACTACCCGGACGGCCTGCCTCGCCCCGACGCGACGATCGAAACCCTACTCGAACTGCCGGAGGTCCTCCCGTGA
- a CDS encoding STM4014 family protein gives MAGHRPSLDLVVVANPGSRRLALLGQAMAGRGVPAPRVVSYEEYLRGGVRLARVLREGSVLRIESPGQDFEVERAILALGTEDERPGGSSLGREGLGRLAFDRGRILGPGQWYAGFSRLLRRIREDRTDAPPHAVMNDEESIAMLFDKPRCREHLVDGGIPCPRALGPVGGYDELRDRMLDARVGRVFVKLRCGSSASGIVAFESSGPRTQAFTTVEVVEAADGPRLYNSRRIRRLSDEREIARLIDMLAADGVHVEQWVPKAGLEGLAFDVRVVVIAGRAGHAVVRLGRGPMTNLHLKSRRGSVPTLRGRMGEPAWESLLETCRRVGEAFPGCQYLGVDVAVLPGYRRHVIFEANAFGDLLPGVLDPSGRDTYTAEIEALAVRPARSRP, from the coding sequence GTGGCCGGGCATCGGCCGTCGCTCGATCTTGTGGTCGTTGCCAATCCGGGGAGCCGACGGCTGGCGCTGCTCGGGCAGGCGATGGCCGGGCGTGGCGTGCCCGCGCCGAGGGTCGTCTCCTACGAGGAGTATCTCCGCGGGGGCGTCCGGCTGGCCAGGGTGCTCCGCGAGGGGAGCGTGCTCCGCATCGAGTCTCCCGGGCAGGACTTCGAGGTGGAGCGGGCGATCCTCGCCCTCGGGACCGAGGACGAGAGGCCCGGCGGATCGAGCCTCGGCCGGGAAGGCCTCGGCCGACTGGCCTTCGATCGCGGCCGGATCCTCGGCCCTGGACAGTGGTATGCCGGATTCAGCCGCCTCCTCCGCCGGATTCGCGAGGACCGCACCGACGCCCCGCCCCACGCCGTGATGAACGACGAGGAGTCCATCGCGATGCTCTTCGACAAGCCCCGCTGCCGCGAGCATCTCGTCGACGGGGGCATCCCGTGCCCGCGGGCGCTCGGGCCCGTCGGCGGCTACGACGAGCTCCGCGATCGGATGCTCGACGCCCGGGTCGGCCGCGTATTCGTCAAGCTCCGTTGCGGCTCGTCGGCCTCCGGGATCGTCGCGTTCGAGTCGAGCGGGCCGAGGACCCAGGCGTTCACGACGGTCGAGGTGGTCGAGGCCGCCGACGGCCCCCGGCTCTACAACTCCCGGCGCATCCGTCGCCTGTCCGACGAACGAGAAATCGCCCGGCTGATCGACATGCTGGCCGCGGACGGGGTCCACGTCGAGCAATGGGTGCCCAAGGCCGGCCTGGAGGGCCTCGCCTTCGACGTCCGCGTCGTCGTGATCGCCGGGAGGGCCGGGCACGCGGTCGTCCGCCTGGGCCGCGGCCCGATGACGAACCTCCACCTGAAGAGCCGTCGCGGGAGCGTCCCGACGCTCCGCGGCCGCATGGGCGAGCCGGCCTGGGAGAGCCTCCTGGAGACCTGCCGGCGCGTCGGCGAGGCCTTCCCCGGCTGCCAGTACCTCGGGGTGGACGTGGCCGTGCTCCCGGGCTATCGCCGCCACGTCATCTTCGAGGCGAACGCCTTCGGCGACCTCCTCCCCGGGGTGCTCGATCCGTCCGGGCGGGACACCTACACGGCCGAGATCGAGGCCCTGGCCGTCCGCCCCGCCCGGAGCCGCCCATGA
- a CDS encoding STM4015 family protein has translation MTIGEHVAEFEGRPVRDYDPDEGIADPEGLAYRLSIDYDAGEAGETMTGLLARFLEDPNAARVQAMVIGPWEEVYDSGNTSAPIVEALVASAETLAALRAIFLGDVTYEESEMSWIGQSDVTPLFDAYPRLESFRVRGGTGLVIGSLKHANLRSLAVETGGLDAAVVRGILSSELPRLEHLELWLGSENYGKTVTAEDLGPILRGEAFPTLRYLGLRNCEDADAIAAAVADAPILDRIKVLDLSLGDLTDEGANALMGSPKVARLDKLDIHHHFASPGVTLKIQDLGIAVDASERHEPHKYSDEEYRFIAVSE, from the coding sequence ATGACGATCGGGGAACACGTCGCGGAATTCGAGGGCCGGCCCGTGCGCGACTACGATCCCGACGAGGGGATCGCGGATCCGGAGGGGCTCGCCTACAGGCTCTCGATCGACTACGACGCGGGAGAGGCGGGCGAGACGATGACCGGCCTGCTGGCCCGCTTCCTGGAGGACCCGAACGCCGCCCGCGTGCAGGCCATGGTGATCGGCCCGTGGGAGGAGGTCTACGACTCCGGCAACACCTCCGCGCCGATCGTGGAGGCCCTCGTCGCCTCCGCGGAGACGCTCGCGGCGCTGCGGGCGATCTTCCTCGGCGACGTGACGTACGAGGAGTCGGAGATGTCCTGGATCGGGCAGTCGGACGTGACGCCGCTGTTCGATGCCTATCCCCGGCTCGAGAGCTTCCGGGTGCGCGGCGGCACGGGCCTGGTCATCGGGTCGCTGAAGCACGCGAACCTCCGGTCGCTCGCCGTCGAAACCGGCGGGCTCGACGCCGCGGTCGTGCGCGGCATCCTCTCGTCCGAGCTCCCCAGGCTCGAGCATCTGGAGCTCTGGCTCGGCTCCGAAAATTACGGGAAGACCGTCACGGCCGAGGACCTCGGGCCCATCCTCCGGGGCGAGGCCTTCCCGACGCTGCGATACCTCGGCTTGCGGAACTGCGAGGACGCGGACGCGATCGCGGCTGCCGTGGCGGACGCCCCGATCCTGGACCGGATCAAGGTGCTGGACCTCTCGCTCGGCGACCTCACCGACGAGGGGGCGAACGCGCTGATGGGCAGCCCGAAGGTCGCCCGGCTGGACAAGCTGGACATCCACCACCATTTCGCCTCGCCGGGGGTGACCCTGAAGATCCAGGACCTCGGCATCGCCGTGGACGCGAGCGAACGGCACGAGCCCCACAAGTACAGCGATGAGGAGTACCGCTTCATCGCCGTCTCCGAGTAG
- a CDS encoding DUF433 domain-containing protein, whose protein sequence is MRELSRITLDPSVMGGKACIRGLRVTVGTVIGLLAAGRTREEILKAYPYLEPEDIDQALAYAAWRVDEREADRSDA, encoded by the coding sequence ATGAGAGAACTTTCGCGGATCACGTTGGATCCGTCCGTCATGGGCGGGAAGGCTTGCATCCGAGGGCTACGCGTGACGGTCGGCACGGTGATCGGCCTGCTTGCGGCGGGGCGTACGCGTGAGGAGATCCTCAAGGCGTATCCCTACCTCGAGCCTGAGGACATCGACCAGGCCCTCGCGTATGCGGCGTGGCGGGTGGACGAGCGGGAGGCCGACCGGTCCGACGCATGA
- a CDS encoding GntR family transcriptional regulator produces MILLDVGAADGRPIYGQIGDRVKFAVASGVLRPGEMVPSVRELSKQLVVNPNTVARAYRELQSEGLLESVRGTGLQVAEGAVARCRAARKDFVRDRIRAAIEDARGTGLDASEIEAILREEWDRGNAAANGAAGRGA; encoded by the coding sequence ATGATCCTTCTCGACGTGGGGGCGGCGGACGGCCGGCCGATCTACGGGCAGATCGGGGACCGGGTGAAGTTCGCGGTGGCCTCGGGGGTGTTGCGGCCGGGGGAGATGGTGCCCTCGGTCCGGGAGCTGTCGAAGCAGCTGGTGGTGAACCCGAACACGGTGGCCCGGGCGTATCGGGAGCTGCAATCCGAGGGGCTGCTGGAGTCCGTCCGCGGGACGGGCTTGCAGGTGGCCGAGGGGGCGGTCGCGCGTTGCCGCGCGGCCAGGAAGGACTTCGTCCGGGATCGGATCCGGGCGGCGATCGAGGACGCGCGGGGCACGGGGCTCGACGCGTCGGAGATCGAGGCGATCCTGCGCGAGGAATGGGACCGGGGGAATGCCGCCGCGAACGGGGCGGCGGGGAGGGGCGCATGA
- a CDS encoding ABC transporter ATP-binding protein — MTATTMTGDAGSAIRIENLTKRYRGHVAVDGLSLDVPQGAVFGLLGENGAGKTTTIQVILGLLAADGGSVSVLGLDPARRGIEVRRKAGYVPEQPALYDWMTVAEIGWFAAGFHPDAATGTGGYQARYAQLVEGFGLPPRRKIRALSKGMKAKVSLSLALAAEPPLLVLDEPTSGLDAMVRREFLESMVDIAAEGRTVLLSSHQIGEVERVASHVALVHKGKLILAEPLETLKARTFLLAMTFAGRDHPERPPAGLPVELIDAADAPRQAHWLVRARDRAAAEAVRSMPGVESIQVETPSLEDIYIGYMRGRRPQAPAAASPAAVVA, encoded by the coding sequence ATGACGGCGACGACGATGACGGGCGACGCGGGCTCCGCGATCCGGATCGAGAACCTGACCAAGCGGTATCGCGGGCATGTCGCGGTGGACGGGCTGTCGCTGGACGTGCCGCAGGGCGCGGTCTTCGGGCTGCTCGGCGAGAACGGGGCGGGGAAGACGACGACGATCCAGGTCATCCTCGGCCTGCTCGCGGCCGACGGGGGCTCGGTGAGCGTCCTCGGGCTGGACCCGGCCCGGCGGGGGATCGAGGTCCGCCGCAAGGCGGGCTACGTGCCGGAGCAGCCGGCGCTCTACGACTGGATGACGGTCGCGGAGATCGGCTGGTTCGCCGCCGGCTTCCACCCCGACGCCGCCACCGGGACGGGCGGCTACCAGGCCCGCTACGCGCAGCTCGTCGAGGGCTTCGGCCTGCCGCCGAGGCGGAAGATCAGGGCCCTGTCCAAGGGCATGAAGGCGAAGGTCTCGCTCTCGCTGGCGCTCGCCGCCGAGCCCCCCCTGCTGGTGCTCGACGAGCCGACCTCCGGGCTGGACGCGATGGTCCGCCGCGAGTTCCTGGAGAGCATGGTGGACATCGCCGCCGAGGGCCGGACGGTGCTCCTCTCCAGCCACCAGATCGGCGAGGTGGAGCGCGTCGCCAGCCACGTCGCGCTCGTCCACAAGGGGAAGCTGATCCTGGCCGAGCCGCTGGAGACGCTCAAGGCCCGGACCTTCCTGCTGGCGATGACGTTCGCCGGCCGCGACCATCCCGAGCGGCCCCCGGCGGGCCTCCCCGTCGAGCTGATCGACGCGGCCGACGCCCCGAGGCAGGCCCACTGGCTGGTCCGCGCCCGCGACCGCGCCGCGGCCGAGGCCGTGCGGTCGATGCCCGGCGTGGAGTCGATCCAGGTCGAGACGCCGTCGCTCGAGGACATCTACATCGGATACATGCGCGGCCGTCGCCCGCAGGCGCCCGCCGCCGCGTCGCCCGCGGCCGTGGTGGCCTGA
- a CDS encoding DUF2339 domain-containing protein has translation MVARLWWKDARQLLPIWAIVALVGLLMQGLVVRYLPDMILDGGLLAMALFWASLYACLAAVAAFAGEREFRTMTLLDTLPATRREIWLAKSSFALATAAALALFLFLCAGLAEGGWPWLRRSGFPYSPSTALGTGIFVLVVVVSNGLFWSSWMKNVLLAATMAILTTFLTSPVGVAFAAEYTGASRPGTLPIAASLAVAALLTAGSYLAFLRSGPPARPLVAAPERSRRVRLATAGEAPRADDAGLAAARPAWGRSAALRIAWQAFREVRSVTPWLVLIGVVIPGAYWFFSVGDEGPALWVGNAGLVALLVGLNMFGMETRAGTQRLLAGHGVRPGVVWLVRLIVWLLPLCAVLTLGAALYLWLTAGRHIPWASFAEAPRGMYTTAFLSFLGAYLAPLAVGALSGMVFRRGIMAGAVAVLGSILLAVVVVGPTAGLLVNPRYLIVVPLAILAVGFLWRWDWLLDRPGLGRWARLIALGLGACVLVFAGYVAERAWNIPTLTPEVDSQTFAIKLPAEVPPAENAAELYQESSRALRMRGMTGAVDGQDKKMSSGLLNEDADLLPFVRRATAMTSCRFVEAGRRTPFSGFSGFPDMYNLRMLLADSAKKRRSNGDLKGAWEDILAVFRMARQQSGAVPVFIAESGQQAEGTALWLAWNWAADAGQTADSLQAALDEFQKLPPMPSPADPYRVEALMARNAEQLPRSDYADKVQEFMASPNAKERPSPLKSLYLDVLATPWERSRMSRVSRLYLAAAIQDAVRPVAQSERAARRNFLGRWRALDAWTGEGGGVTAAEMDELLNSSPLAQQMLPISFRYMMKVDSNEASRRALVQILGLRIYQARHDGKLPEALDELVKVGILHALPTDPFTSPSRPFGYLPSAGQRLLPLEDLDFFNPQKESARPTVGDRLLYSVGWDFRDDKAQSNGAWGGIPGDLIFPLADNVRPPK, from the coding sequence ATGGTTGCTCGTTTGTGGTGGAAGGACGCGCGGCAGCTCCTGCCGATCTGGGCGATCGTCGCGCTCGTCGGGCTGCTGATGCAAGGGCTCGTCGTCCGCTATCTCCCGGACATGATCCTCGACGGCGGGCTCCTGGCCATGGCCCTCTTCTGGGCGTCCCTGTACGCCTGCCTGGCCGCGGTCGCGGCCTTCGCGGGAGAGCGCGAGTTCCGGACGATGACGCTGCTGGACACGCTCCCCGCGACTCGCCGGGAGATCTGGCTGGCGAAGTCCTCCTTCGCGCTGGCGACCGCCGCGGCGCTCGCGCTGTTCCTGTTCCTCTGCGCCGGTCTCGCGGAGGGAGGCTGGCCGTGGCTCCGGCGGTCGGGCTTCCCCTACTCACCCTCCACCGCCCTCGGGACCGGGATCTTCGTCCTGGTCGTGGTGGTGAGCAACGGGCTCTTCTGGTCCTCGTGGATGAAGAACGTCCTGCTGGCCGCGACGATGGCGATCCTGACGACGTTCCTGACCTCGCCCGTCGGCGTCGCGTTCGCCGCGGAATACACCGGCGCGTCCCGTCCCGGCACCCTGCCGATCGCCGCGAGCCTCGCCGTGGCGGCCTTGCTGACGGCGGGCTCCTACCTGGCCTTCCTCCGCTCCGGGCCCCCCGCGAGGCCGCTGGTGGCCGCGCCGGAGCGGTCGCGGAGGGTCCGGCTGGCGACCGCCGGCGAGGCGCCGCGGGCCGATGACGCCGGCCTGGCCGCGGCGCGCCCGGCCTGGGGGCGGTCGGCCGCCCTCCGGATCGCCTGGCAGGCCTTCCGCGAGGTCCGTTCGGTGACGCCCTGGCTCGTCCTGATCGGCGTCGTGATCCCCGGGGCTTACTGGTTCTTCTCGGTCGGGGACGAGGGGCCCGCGCTATGGGTCGGCAACGCCGGTCTGGTGGCCCTCCTCGTCGGCCTGAACATGTTCGGGATGGAGACCCGGGCGGGCACGCAGCGGCTCCTGGCCGGCCACGGCGTCCGGCCGGGCGTGGTCTGGCTCGTGAGGCTGATCGTTTGGCTGCTGCCGCTGTGCGCGGTCCTGACCCTCGGTGCGGCCCTGTATCTCTGGCTGACGGCGGGGCGGCATATCCCCTGGGCGTCCTTCGCAGAAGCTCCGCGCGGCATGTACACCACGGCGTTCCTCAGCTTCCTGGGCGCCTACCTCGCGCCGCTGGCCGTGGGCGCCCTCAGCGGGATGGTCTTCCGACGGGGCATCATGGCGGGCGCGGTCGCCGTGCTCGGCTCCATCCTGCTGGCGGTGGTCGTCGTCGGCCCGACCGCCGGGCTCCTCGTGAACCCTCGGTACCTGATCGTCGTCCCGCTGGCGATCCTGGCGGTCGGCTTCCTCTGGCGGTGGGACTGGCTGCTGGACCGGCCCGGCCTGGGGCGATGGGCCAGGCTGATCGCGCTCGGCCTCGGGGCGTGCGTGCTGGTCTTCGCGGGCTACGTCGCGGAGCGGGCCTGGAACATCCCCACGCTGACGCCCGAGGTCGATTCTCAGACGTTCGCGATCAAGCTCCCCGCGGAGGTCCCGCCGGCCGAGAATGCCGCCGAGCTCTACCAGGAGTCGAGCCGGGCGCTGAGGATGAGAGGAATGACCGGCGCAGTTGACGGGCAGGACAAGAAGATGTCTTCCGGGCTGCTGAATGAGGACGCCGACCTCCTGCCGTTTGTCCGTCGGGCCACTGCGATGACGTCTTGTCGGTTCGTGGAAGCGGGACGCCGGACACCCTTTTCCGGGTTCTCGGGCTTCCCCGACATGTACAACCTCAGGATGCTGCTGGCCGACTCGGCAAAAAAGCGGCGGTCGAATGGCGACCTCAAGGGGGCCTGGGAGGACATCCTCGCCGTCTTCCGGATGGCCCGCCAGCAGTCCGGGGCCGTGCCCGTGTTCATCGCCGAGAGCGGCCAGCAGGCCGAGGGCACGGCCCTCTGGCTGGCCTGGAACTGGGCGGCCGACGCCGGGCAGACGGCGGATTCGTTGCAGGCGGCGCTCGACGAGTTCCAGAAGCTCCCGCCGATGCCCAGCCCCGCGGACCCGTACCGCGTCGAGGCCCTGATGGCCAGGAATGCGGAGCAGCTCCCGCGATCCGACTACGCCGACAAGGTCCAGGAGTTCATGGCGAGCCCGAACGCGAAGGAACGGCCTTCCCCGCTGAAGTCGCTCTACCTCGACGTCCTGGCCACCCCCTGGGAGCGGTCCCGGATGAGCCGGGTCTCGCGACTCTACCTGGCCGCCGCGATCCAGGATGCGGTCAGGCCCGTCGCCCAGTCGGAGCGAGCGGCCCGCAGGAACTTCCTCGGCCGATGGCGTGCCCTGGACGCATGGACCGGCGAGGGCGGGGGCGTGACCGCGGCGGAAATGGACGAACTCCTGAATTCCTCCCCTCTCGCCCAGCAGATGCTGCCAATCTCGTTTCGATACATGATGAAAGTGGACAGCAACGAGGCCTCCCGCCGCGCCCTCGTCCAGATCCTGGGCCTGCGGATCTACCAGGCCCGGCACGACGGGAAGCTGCCCGAGGCCCTCGACGAGCTCGTCAAGGTCGGCATCCTCCACGCGCTGCCGACCGATCCCTTCACCTCGCCATCGAGGCCGTTCGGCTATCTCCCGTCGGCCGGGCAGCGGCTCCTGCCGCTGGAGGACCTCGATTTCTTCAACCCGCAGAAGGAATCCGCCCGACCGACCGTGGGG